The Hydrogenobacter thermophilus TK-6 genome window below encodes:
- a CDS encoding KUP/HAK/KT family potassium transporter: MFYGVKSVIRAMGAVFGDIGTSPLYTFSVIVLLTKPTQQEILGIASLIIWTLIILVTVQYAWFAMNLSIKGEGGTVVLGEIAKSLTNNRKLRNFYRVLVFIGLGFLLGDGVITPAITILSSAEGVRLIPGFENIHQSEVILIAIAITVGLFLLQPKGTGKIGDYFGPVMLLWFATIGIIGFYHALSYPYVFYAVSPHHAIEFLINHPIKGFIALSEVLLAATGGEALYADMGHLGRISIRRAWAFVFPMLVLNYLGQASYILTHQDKEHQAIFFESARSLLGDTLYLPFLVLVMCAGVIASQALISGAFSIVFQAINTRIAPLLNIKHTSTEISTQIYIPVVNWMLLAGVIFMYFNFKTSENMASAYGFAVSAVMVITGFFLTFIHFMKRQVFFFIGSVLLLLIDITFFISNFYKIPHGGYWSVIFALIPLSVMVLYTAGQSKLYKSMKFTPFREFILSFENLYLQNPKIKGTAIFLVRDLKNIPPYVTQTFFDHGILYEDNVFLSLVKKDEPFGVETFLKGSIAQGLRLVEIRYGYMEVLDIDRELREAGIWERAIFYGVEDIYTNKLLWKLFSFLKRVTPSFVEFYRFPHGKLHGVAVRVEF; the protein is encoded by the coding sequence ATGTTTTACGGTGTAAAAAGTGTAATACGAGCCATGGGGGCGGTTTTTGGGGACATAGGTACAAGCCCACTTTATACTTTCAGCGTCATAGTGCTTCTTACAAAACCTACGCAGCAGGAAATACTGGGTATAGCTTCCCTCATAATATGGACGCTTATAATTCTCGTCACCGTCCAGTATGCGTGGTTTGCCATGAATCTCAGCATAAAGGGTGAGGGTGGTACTGTGGTGCTGGGTGAGATAGCCAAGTCTTTGACCAACAATCGCAAATTGAGAAACTTTTACAGGGTACTGGTTTTTATAGGGCTTGGCTTTCTGTTGGGGGACGGGGTTATAACACCAGCTATAACCATACTGAGCTCAGCAGAAGGAGTGAGACTCATACCTGGTTTTGAAAATATCCACCAGTCTGAGGTAATACTCATTGCCATAGCTATTACTGTAGGACTTTTCCTCCTCCAACCTAAGGGGACTGGGAAGATAGGTGATTACTTTGGACCAGTGATGCTTTTGTGGTTTGCTACCATAGGTATAATAGGTTTCTACCATGCTCTCTCATATCCGTATGTGTTCTATGCGGTAAGCCCACATCATGCAATAGAGTTTTTAATTAACCATCCCATTAAAGGCTTTATAGCTCTTTCCGAGGTTCTTCTCGCTGCCACAGGTGGTGAAGCTCTATACGCAGACATGGGACATCTTGGAAGAATCTCTATAAGAAGAGCCTGGGCTTTTGTTTTTCCCATGCTGGTTCTTAACTATCTTGGACAGGCTTCTTACATTCTAACACATCAGGATAAAGAACATCAAGCTATCTTTTTTGAATCTGCACGCTCCCTTCTGGGTGATACACTCTATTTACCTTTTCTGGTCTTGGTTATGTGCGCGGGTGTCATAGCTTCTCAGGCTCTTATAAGCGGTGCCTTCTCCATAGTGTTCCAGGCTATAAACACAAGAATAGCACCTCTTCTGAACATAAAGCACACTTCAACGGAAATAAGCACACAGATCTATATACCTGTTGTCAACTGGATGCTCCTGGCGGGTGTGATCTTCATGTACTTTAACTTTAAAACTTCTGAAAACATGGCATCCGCATACGGCTTTGCGGTAAGCGCGGTAATGGTTATAACTGGGTTTTTCCTGACTTTCATACACTTTATGAAAAGGCAAGTTTTTTTCTTTATAGGCTCAGTCCTTTTGCTCCTTATTGATATAACCTTCTTTATCTCCAACTTTTACAAGATACCTCACGGTGGTTATTGGTCAGTTATCTTTGCCCTCATACCTTTATCCGTTATGGTTTTGTACACAGCAGGACAGTCAAAGTTATACAAAAGTATGAAGTTTACGCCTTTTAGGGAATTTATTCTTAGCTTTGAAAATCTATACCTACAGAATCCTAAGATAAAGGGCACAGCCATATTCTTGGTAAGGGACCTCAAAAACATACCACCTTATGTGACGCAGACATTTTTTGATCATGGCATACTATACGAAGATAATGTGTTCCTCTCCTTGGTGAAAAAGGACGAACCTTTTGGGGTTGAGACTTTTTTAAAGGGGAGCATAGCTCAAGGTTTGAGGCTTGTTGAGATAAGATACGGCTATATGGAAGTGCTTGACATAGATAGAGAACTAAGAGAAGCAGGTATTTGGGAGAGAGCCATCTTTTATGGTGTTGAGGACATATACACCAACAAACTCCTATGGAAACTCTTTAGCTTTCTCAAACGTGTAACACCGAGCTTTGTAGAATTTTACAGATTCCCCCACGGGAAACTTCACGGTGTAGCCGTCAGGGTTGAGTTTTGA